A single region of the Triticum dicoccoides isolate Atlit2015 ecotype Zavitan chromosome 2B, WEW_v2.0, whole genome shotgun sequence genome encodes:
- the LOC119366049 gene encoding putative serine/threonine-protein kinase-like protein CCR3 has product MAATTASLAGLATVAQLALYVHGLVTKITGAAETARQNKLECKNLASRVSVIGDLLLQLQDPAVAQPLAGLGHTLQEAHDLVVACQKWSARRKFLYADDQAERFREVNRRIDSHLILIPLLSHISITRRLDQICPPNPTSVLLPVEPTMVVGCASAQLQEPAMVQYAAVEFASAEIAVLTGNFGHVLSEDVSGTVYKGRLHDGLEVAVKSLKNHGKQRHEQEGAFVAELETLCHLRHDHVVHLVGWCAEDDDRMFVYQYQHTSNGTLRDHLQGGGFASPVTSSWKARVLALLGASRAIDHLHRMATPRIIHRNVSSSSILLDESWAARVSGFSAAVLQEPTTDGQLVGEVAGTLGYIDPAYHRTRRVSPASDVYSFGVVMLELLTGRPPSWESKDPNTLVGLAAPIIERGDLGSVLDRRPSPAPTPGQMEALKLVAYTAARCLWPQPQDRPAMSNVLTNLEAALGLIDSDEPKQSY; this is encoded by the exons ATGGCGGCCACGACGGCGAGTCTGGCGGGTTTGGCGACGGTGGCCCAGCTGGCTTTGTACGTCCACGGGCTGGTCACCAAGATCACCGGGGCGGCGGAGACTGCCCGGCAGAACAAGCTGGAGTGCAAGAATCTCGCGAGCCGCGTATCCGTGATCGGCGACCTGCTGCTGCAGCTGCAGGACCCGGcggtggcgcagccgctggccgggcTGGGCCACACGCTCCAGGAGGCGCACGATCTCGTGGTCGCTTGCCAGAAATGGAGCGCGCGCAGGAAGTTCTTGTACGCCGACGACCAGGCAGAGAGGTTCAGGGAAGTCAACCGCAGGATCGACTCCCACCTCATCCTCATCCCCTTGCTCAGCCATATCTCCATTACCCGCCGCCTCGACCAGATCTGTCCTCCGAATCCCACCAGCGTTCTTTTACCAGTAGAGCCAACAATGGTTGTTGGATGTGCTTCTGCGCAGCTGCAG GAGCCTGCGATGGTCCAGTATGCAGCTGTGGAGTTCGCGTCGGCGGAGATCGCGGTCTTGACCGGAAACTTCGGCCATGTGCTCAGCGAGGACGTCTCCGGAACGGTGTACAAGGGTCGTCTTCACGACGGCCTGGAGGTGGCGGTGAAGAGCCTGAAGAATCACGGAAAGCAACGCCACGAACAAGAGGGTGCCTTCGTGGCGGAGCTCGAGACCCTCTGCCACCTCCGTCACGACCACGTCGTGCACCTCGTGGGCTGGTGCGCGGAGGACGACGATCGCATGTTCGTCTACCAGTACCAGCACACGAGCAACGGCACGCTCAGGGACCACCTGCAGGGCGGCGGCTTTGCGTCGCCGGTGACATCGTCCTGGAAGGCGCGTGTCCTGGCGCTGCTGGGCGCGTCCAGGGCCATCGACCACCTGCACCGCATGGCCACTCCGCGGATCATCCACCGCAACGTCAGCTCGTCGAGCATCCTTCTGGACGAGAGCTGGGCGGCCCGCGTGTCCGGCTTCAGCGCGGCGGTTTTGCAAGAGCCGACGACCGACGGCCAGCTCGTCGGGGAGGTCGCCGGCACGTTGGGGTACATCGATCCGGCGTACCACCGCACGCGGCGTGTGAGTCCGGCGAGCGACGTGTACAGCTTTGGCGTCGTCATGCTGGAGTTGCTGACCGGTAGGCCGCCTAGCTGGGAGAGCAAGGACCCGAACACCTTGGTTGGCTTAGCTGCCCCGATCATCGAGAGGGGGGACCTGGGGTCTGTGCTGGACCGGCGCCCGTCGCCGGCGCCGACCCCGGGGCAGATGGAGGCGCTGAAGCTCGTGGCCTACACGGCAGCACGCTGTCTGTGGCCACAGCCACAGGACCGCCCCGCCATGTCAAACGTGTTGACCAACCTCGAGGCGGCGCTCGGGCTCATAGACAGCGATGAGCCTAAGCAAAGCTATTAG